The following coding sequences are from one Vulpes vulpes isolate BD-2025 chromosome 12, VulVul3, whole genome shotgun sequence window:
- the MPZL3 gene encoding myelin protein zero-like protein 3 gives MQQSGAAGGRGCALLPLLSVLFFQGVHVVLSLEIKVDGHVRGYVGEKIKLKCTFKSTSSVTDKLTIDWTYRTPGSSRTESIFHYQSFQYPTTAGTFRDRISWVGDVYKGDASISISNPTVKDNGTFSCAVKNPPDVHHNIPVTELTVTERGFGTMLSSVALLSILVFLPSAVVVVLLLVRMARKSAGLKKRSKSGYKKSSIEVSDDTDQEEGDDCMARLCVRCAECLDSDYEETY, from the exons ATGCAGCAGAGCGGAGCGGCTGGAGGCCGTGGCTGCGCTCTGCTCCCACTGCTGAGCGTCCTGTTCTTCCAGG GTGTTCATGTTGTCCTTTCCTTGGAGATTAAAGTGGATGGCCATGTCCGAGGTTATGTGGGAGAGAAGATCAAGTTGAAATGCACCTTTAAGTCAACTTCATCTGTCACTGACAAACTTACCATCGACTGGACATACCGAACCCCTGGCAGCAGTCGTACAGAATCA ATTTTCCATTATCAGTCCTTCCAGTACCCAACCACAGCAGGCACATTTCGGGATCGAATTTCCTGGGTTGGAGATGTATACAAAGGGGATGCATCTATAAGCATAAGCAACCCTACCGTAAAGGACAATGGGACATTCAGCTGTGCTGTGAAGAATCCCCCAGATGTGCACCATAATATTCCCGTGACAGAGCTAACAGTGACAGAAAGGG gtTTTGGCACCATGCTCTCCTCTGTGGCCCTCCTCTCCATCCTTGTCTTCCTCCCCTCAGCTGTGGTGGTTGTTCTGCTGCTGGTGAGGATGGCGAGGAAGTCGGCAGGGCTGAAGAAGAGGAGCAAGTCTGGCTATAAGAAGTCATCCATTGAAGTTTCAGATGA cACTGACCAAGAGGAGGGGGATGATTGCATGGCAAGGCTCTGCGTCCGTTGTGCTGAGTGCCTG GATTCAGACTATGAAGAGACATATTGA